The proteins below are encoded in one region of Styela clava chromosome 4, kaStyClav1.hap1.2, whole genome shotgun sequence:
- the LOC120327174 gene encoding F-box only protein 41-like, which translates to MTDLDKAPYRCQNCKELDKRFKSLVGLRLHAAIAHSEFDDSYPRTKLKDLYIPGQTEEILLLDTAQKSRSVMMESNVLNDIPSSIDKIFEKYNKKAEMLLQKYDRNFSEIEEELRLSGKLRLIRKQKERLRANSSKWNEFKRIRNPVHKEEQYEVLRSDSDNEQKKDKFTEKESKHIQTSINNSSAIQETETRRKLDLSIHLAAKYKEQAVNLERKLHEVSRSENEMRNYLHQAAQQEAVAKQRLEDFITGLLERAETAEEKLKVYKNQLKNSTQRPRQSRLDSSSPASTNVNTYLKPPQPRPYSSSAPTTPQQPARRVSRLQANSNDNYVAQFLEPPSSQELPRRWNKRKDNTVDQLPGIDLSNVIEKSTIWPFANTHTPSQTSSSERSTAIGHSPTSTIQHFDSDDAIRRRIVLFCVFAYLDTESLLRCSIVCREWRDVSKHPKLWTRVSLDAKQISSQFLSTLSAWCKETCYISLSNIEGRKRYLGETSKDYKVATAGSLEDGMECLLQACGNNLLVLSISKCDPFLTRRVLWMASCYNRELRSITFRSWEPLNQEVTWSLGAGCRKLLSLDVAPLKSCKSPQIFNNKVLQMISWCWPTLRGLSIGGRCIDKKGLLSIATSCQNLQVLELMYMDEITEDLAKELVKHGFGSLRSLMLTHTPIRTRALACLLRLSSEQNLDSLRVHLSFSDYCPTKSSRPMVILNDDMDRSELFQAFNSVMQSLMRLQKKNSNVLQVICTA; encoded by the exons ATGACTGATTTGGATAAGGCTCCCTATCGCTGTCAAAATTGTAAAGAGTTAGACAAAAGATTCAAAAGTTTGGTTGGTCTTCGTTTGCACGCAGCCATCGCTCATTCTGAATTTGATGACTCGTACCCAAGGACAAAACTGAAAGATTTATATATTCCTGGACAAACGGAGGAGATATTACTTCTGGACACCGCGCAGAAAAGCAGGAGTGTGATG ATGGAGTCGAATGTTCTCAATGACATTCCAAGCTCGATAGACAAAATATTCGAGAAGTACAATAAGAAAGCTGAAATGCTGTTGCAGAAATATGACAG aaatttttctgaaattgaaGAAGAGTTGCGACTATCAGGAAAATTGAGACTGATTCGGAAACAGAAAGAAAGATTGCGAGCGAACTCAAGCAAATGGAATGAATTCAAAAGAATTCGAAATCCAGTTCATAAGGAAGAACAATATGAAGTTTTAAG GTCAGATTCTGACAATGAGCAGAAAAAAGACAAATTCACAGAAAAGGAATCGAAACAT ATCCAGACATCTATCAATAATTCATCTGCAATTCAAGAGACAGAAACACGAAGGAAACTTGACTTGAGCATCCATCTTGCAGCTAAATATAAAGAACAGGCAGTAAACTTGGAAAGAAAACTTCACGAAGTTTCAAG ATCTGAAAATGAAATGCGTAACTATTTGCATCAAGCGGCACAGCAAGAAGCTGTTGCAAAACAAAGGCTCGAAGATTTCATTACCGGATTATTAGAACGAGCAGAAACAGCTGAAGAGAAACTGAAG GTTTACAAAAATCAATTGAAGAACTCTACACAACGACCCAG acAGTCGAGACTTGATTCTTCATCACCCGCATCCACGAATGTTAATACATACTTG AAACCACCGCAACCAAGACCTTATTCCTCATCTGCACCTACTACACCACAACAACCTGCCCGAAG AGTGAGTCGACTACAGGCAAATTCAAATGATAATTATGTGGCCCAATTTTTGGAACCTCCAAGTAGTCAGGAGCTACCAAGAAGATGGAATAAAAGAAAAGATAACACTGTAGATCAACTTCCAGGCATCGACCTCTCAAATGTGATTGAGAAATCAACTATATGGCCATTTGCTAACACACATACCCCATCCCAG ACTTCAAGCTCTGAAAGATCGACAGCAATTGGTCACTCTCCAACTTCTACAATTCAACATTTTGACAGCGATGATGCCATTCGTCGCCGCATTGTtcttttttgtgtatttgcatATCTTGACACTGAGTCATTATTACGATGTTCCATTGTTTGTCGGGAATGGAGAGATGTCAGCAAACATCCCAAACTTTGGACGAGGGTTAGCTTGGATGCAAAACAAATATCCTCACAG TTTCTATCTACATTGTCAGCTTGGTGTAAAGAAACATGTTATATAAGTTTAAGTAATATCGAAGGGAGGAAACGGTATCTTGGAGAAACTTCAAAGGATTACAAGGTTGCAACTGCAG GGAGCTTAGAAGATGGTATGGAATGTCTTCTGCAAGCTTGTGGTAATAATTTGTTGGTTTTGTCTATCAGCAAATGTGACCCATTCTTGACAAGACGTGTCTTGTGGATGGCAAGCTGTTATAACAG AGAGTTGAGAAGTATCACGTTCAGAAGTTGGGAACCACTCAATCAGGAAGTAACATGGTCATTGGGAGCTGGCTGTAGGAAACTGCTATCTCTGGATGTTGCTCCATTAAAATcatg TAAAAGTCCGCAAATCTTCAACAACAAGGTTTTACAAATGATATCATGGTGTTGGCCAACCTTGCGTGGATTAAGCATTGGTGGAAGATGTATCGACAAAAAAGGATTGTTATCAATAG CCACAAGTTGCCAAAATCTTCAAGTTTTAGAACTGATGTACATGGATGAAATAACAGAAGATCTTGCCAAGGAGTTAGTTAAGCATGGATTTGGAT CTTTAAGATCATTGATGCTTACACACACACCGATAAGAACAAGAGCACTCGCTTGTCTTCTGCGACTATCTTCTGAACAAAATTTGGATAGTTTGAGAGTTCATCTTTCGTTTTCTGATTATTGCCCAACTAAGAGCAGTCGACCGATGGTTATACTTAACGACGATATGGATAGATCAGAATTGTTTCAAGCATTCAATTCAGTGATGCAAAGTTTAATG AGACTACAGAAGAAGAATTCCAATGTCTTGCAAGTTATTTGTACAGCTTGA
- the LOC120327161 gene encoding cilia- and flagella-associated protein 337-like: MTATQSSDTLTQDGETENPFGTKSESKPNAMLPSVGSTSSSVHGSKVPVFTGERLEIRLHEKDLKILMSGFHPDGVVKTEVLEKNESLKLDRDEFSTKLSTLVNKGTKEEYAELFDRIDITKSGRVTWDAFVQFMLYEFLEKDEKVKTTQVPQWKELRIIQTPHKDTIERIQHMRSSNRYLSMSREGCISFWDHHLKLQKSLKLATESVKPRDLWVTDFVLLPNLNKIAVSFTSKEIAFYDLGSKVEFNCQYKLKGLHSTPLCMDFYGNPEDPNEAILVYGDVGGQVSALCFSSAQIALFDRPQREASDNKQQNNATVYVRLKELVRDTSKHKNCRFVHHIGHKGWVRQVKYAEHLECFISCSTGREKTIILGFIEKASTTMRTTSFRFHHGVHCFDYHQQMNLIATGSVNNHVCLWNPYVISKPVGILTGHMAAVVRVTINFNRQQLMSFSVDKVLRVWDIQQQVCLQRLAGIFPKGPEVQTILYFDDIKNRLFVTFNYQLTMLEMKIEIRDRVMTHERPVTAAIYNNLYNQVVTTCQDGTVNMWMIDNGQKVKQFTNCHGNHEITALAFDDNETRFLTASTDGTVKIWDFNGHCHHLLMAGRDNPADIAQVVVMKRSILAIGWDRYITAFRSMNMTQYHLQSVDWKGGQEHQDDILSAAYSSPTTLATGSYDGEIIIWNTQSEHVSRKLQARCRQRWAKRPVTGAEIEAISRPTTSESQTSELEFSFVISSLVFLKTRMNGGNPTGTCADLVSCGGGGWVRFWNVNQTNLMSEFVAHSHAGNAICATDSEDHYLITGDSDGAIKVWFIKNYLMNDSGHLVSDPPPVHASWQPHADAINCINTCIRNDRLLVITASSDCSVSLSDIHGNHIGEFGQDQHWRIDVIPQEKSEDEEENVDSDLATDKEEQAEENDVTNEQPEFIMSLESKDDFIYDPEFRASTWDSTVLGKAYQESRLNKRERKQPSTINGYKEHIEESAVGPYGILDYNDLAPMPSMKKPDFMLHPHKYFGEKQVKASGKKEESEEAPVIKEARGMLKAAFDERTLFPKELLDFEAQVRNEHAQKLRSSMAIKKKPVSILKSFVSSNLMTGSTNSLGGSKMGSRIGSSIQDKRNVAKRIPSTSTLNMGVDPGKMSGASFSKVS; this comes from the coding sequence ATGACTGCTACACAGTCCTCAGATACATTGACTCAAGATGGAGAAACAGAAAATCCGTTTGGGACAAAATCAGAATCAAAACCCAATGCTATGTTACCTTCTGTTGGATCAACAAGCAGCAGTGTCCATGGCAGTAAAGTCCCTGTATTTACAGGCGAAAGACTTGAAATCCGACTCCATGAAAAAGATCTGAAAATTTTAATGTCTGGTTTTCATCCTGATGGCGTCGTTAAAACTGAAGTATTGGAGAAAAATGAATCACTGAAACTTGATCGTGATGAGTTCAGCACAAAACTTTCTACTTTGgtaaataaaggcacaaaggaAGAATATGCAGAACTTTTTGATAGAATCGACATCACAAAATCAGGAAGAGTGACTTGGGATGCATTTGTACAATTTATGTTATATGAATTTCTTGAAAAAGATGAAAAAGTCAAAACAACGCAGGTTCCTCAATGGAAAGAACTCAGAATTATTCAAACGCCACACAAAGATACAATTGAAAGAATTCAACACATGCGTTCTTCAAATCGTTACTTATCTATGAGTCGTGAAGGCTGCATTTCATTTTGGGATCATCATCTGAAATTGCAAAAGAGTTTGAAACTTGCTACAGAATCCGTGAAACCACGTGATCTATGGGTTACTGATTTTGTTCTGCtaccaaatttaaataaaattgcagTTTCATTTACGAGCAAAGAAATTGCATTTTATGACTTAGGCTCAAAAGTTGAATTCAACTGCCAGTATAAATTGAAAGGATTGCACAGTACACCCTTATGTATGGATTTTTATGGTAATCCTGAAGATCCAAATGAAGCTATTTTGGTTTATGGAGATGTGGGTGGACAAGTTTCTGCTTTATGTTTTTCCTCAGCCCAAATTGCCCTTTTTGACAGACCACAGAGAGAGGCTTCTGACAACAAACAGCAAAACAATGCTACAGTTTATGTGAGACTAAAAGAATTGGTTAGAGATACATCTAAGCATAAAAACTGTCGATTCGTCCATCACATTGGACATAAAGGTTGGGTAAGGCAAGTGAAATATGCAGAACACCTGGAGTGCTTTATAAGTTGTTCTACTGGAAGAGAAAAAACAATCATTCTTGGTTTTATTGAAAAAGCAAGCACAACAATGCGTACCACATCTTTTCGGTTTCATCATGGTGTGCATTGCTTTGATTATCACCAGCAAATGAATCTTATTGCAACAGGTAGTGTGAATAATCATGTCTGCTTATGGAATCCTTATGTTATATCAAAACCAGTTGGAATTTTAACTGGTCATATGGCAGCTGTTGTACGAGTTACTATAAATTTTAACAGACAACAATTGATGAGTTTCTCAGTCGACAAGGTGCTTCGTGTTTGGGATATTCAACAACAAGTTTGCTTGCAACGTTTGGCTGGAATTTTCCCAAAAGGTCCAGAAGTTCAAacgatattatattttgatgatATTAAGAATCGGTTGTTCGTTACATTCAATTATCAACTGACAATGcttgaaatgaaaattgaaatccGAGATAGAGTGATGACTCATGAACGTCCAGTCACAGCTGCTATTTATAACAATTTGTATAATCAGGTTGTGACCACTTGTCAAGATGGCACTGTAAATATGTGGATGATTGATAATGGACAAAAAGTCAAACAATTTACCAATTGCCATGGCAACCATGAAATTACAGCACTTGCTTTTGATGACAATGAAACACGGTTTCTGACCGCAAGTACAGATGGCACAGTGAAAATTTGGGATTTTAATGGTCATTGTCATCATCTTCTAATGGCAGGTCGTGATAATCCAGCAGATATAGCACAGGTTGTTGTGATGAAAAGATCAATATTGGCGATAGGGTGGGATAGGTACATTACTGCTTTTCGATCTATGAACATGACACAATATCATTTGCAGTCGGTCGACTGGAAAGGAGGCCAAGAGCATCAGGACGATATTCTTTCAGCAGCGTATTCTTCACCCACTACTCTTGCGACGGGAAGCTATGATGGTGAAATTATAATTTGGAATACTCAATCCGAGCATGTATCAAGAAAACTACAAGCTAGATGTCGTCAAAGATGGGCAAAACGTCCTGTGACCGGTGCAGAAATTGAAGCGATTTCTCGTCCAACAACATCTGAGAGTCAAACAAGTGAATTGGAGTTTAGTTTTGTCATATCTTCTCTTGTCTTCTTGAAAACAAGGATGAATGGAGGGAATCCTACTGGTACTTGTGCCGACCTCGTTTCATGTGGTGGAGGAGGCTGGGTTCGATTTTGGAATGTTAATCAAACAAATTTAATGTCTGAGTTTGTTGCTCATTCTCATGCAGGCAACGCGATATGTGCCACAGATTCAGAAGATCATTATCTCATAACTGGTGATAGCGATGGGGCTATTAAAGTCTGgtttatcaaaaattatttgatgaatGATTCTGGGCACTTGGTGAGTGATCCTCCACCTGTACATGCATCTTGGCAACCTCATGCAGATGCTATAAATTGTATAAACACCTGTATAAGAAATGATCGATTGTTAGTGATTACCGCATCATCAGACTGCAGTGTATCACTCAGTGATATACATGGAAATCACATAGGTGAATTTGGGCAAGATCAACACTGGAGAATCGATGTAATTCCGCAAGAAAAATCTGAGGATGAGGAAGAGAATGTTGATTCTGATTTGGCAACAGATAAGGAAGAACAAGCTGAAGAAAATGATGTAACCAATGAACAACCTGAATTCATAATGAGTTTAGAGTCAAAAGATGATTTCATTTACGATCCAGAATTTCGTGCAAGCACTTGGGATTCTACCGTCCTTGGTAAAGCATATCAGGAAAGTAGACTGAACAAACGAGAAAGAAAGCAGCCAAGCACAATTAACGGTTACAAAGAACATATTGAAGAATCTGCAGTTGGCCCCTATGGCATTCTTGATTATAATGACCTAGCACCGATGCCAAGTATGAAAAAGCCAGATTTTATGCTCCACCCACATAAATATTTTGGCGAAAAGCAAGTTAAGGCTTCTGGCAAGAAGGAGGAATCTGAAGAAGCTCCTGTTATAAAGGAAGCAAGAGGTATGCTAAAAGCCGCTTTTGATGAAAGAACGCTTTTTCCTAAAGAGCTTTTAGACTTTGAGGCACAGGTGAGAAATGAGCATGCTCAGAAACTGAGAAGTAGTATGGCGATCAAGAAGAAACCTGTAAGCATTTTGAAGTCATTTGTGTCTAGCAACCTTATGACAGGTTCTACAAATAGTCTTGGTGGCTCAAAAATGGGGAGCAGAATCGGTTCATCAATTCAAGATAAAAGAAATGTAGCAAAGCGTATACCTAGCACAAGCACACTTAATATGGGAGTAGATCCTGGAAAAATGTCCGGAGCATCATTTTCTAAAGTTTCCTAA